The following are from one region of the Pelagibius sp. CAU 1746 genome:
- a CDS encoding glucose 1-dehydrogenase codes for MTQEASQNPSGRVAVVTGASSGLGRHFALTLAKAGYDVVAAARRTERLKDLAQEIEALGRRCEAVGIDVTEVASVTEGLENAWRRMGRFDVLVNNAGIALSAKALDHSDDDWNQVIDTNLTGAWHCAQAFARKLAETGAGGCIVNVASILGLRVAGQVAAYAVSKAAVIQMTKALALELAQQNIRVNALAPGYIETDLNRGFLQSDAGERMRRKIPMKRFGRPEDLDAGLLFLAGEGAGYVTGSVLTIDGGHVLPLP; via the coding sequence ATGACGCAGGAAGCTTCGCAGAACCCATCGGGTCGCGTCGCCGTCGTGACGGGCGCGTCTTCCGGGCTCGGCCGGCATTTCGCCCTGACCTTGGCGAAGGCCGGCTACGACGTGGTGGCCGCGGCGCGGCGGACCGAGAGATTGAAGGACCTGGCGCAGGAAATCGAGGCGCTGGGCCGCAGGTGCGAGGCGGTCGGCATCGATGTGACCGAAGTGGCCTCGGTGACGGAGGGCCTGGAGAACGCATGGCGGCGCATGGGCCGTTTCGACGTCTTGGTCAACAACGCGGGAATCGCGCTGTCGGCAAAGGCGCTCGATCACTCCGACGACGATTGGAACCAGGTTATCGACACCAACCTGACGGGCGCCTGGCATTGCGCGCAGGCCTTTGCGCGCAAGCTTGCAGAGACCGGGGCGGGCGGCTGCATCGTCAACGTCGCGTCCATCTTGGGATTGCGCGTGGCCGGGCAGGTCGCGGCTTACGCCGTCTCCAAGGCCGCCGTCATCCAGATGACCAAGGCTCTGGCCCTGGAGCTGGCGCAGCAGAACATTCGCGTGAATGCTTTGGCCCCCGGCTATATCGAGACCGATCTGAACCGGGGGTTCCTGCAAAGCGACGCAGGCGAGAGAATGCGCCGGAAAATTCCGATGAAACGCTTCGGCCGGCCGGAAGACCTCGACGCAGGCCTGCTTTTCCTGGCCGGGGAAGGCGCCGGTTACGTGACCGGCAGCGTGCTGACCATAGATGGCGGCCACGTGCTTCCCTTGCCGTGA
- a CDS encoding acyl-CoA synthetase: MNATALPGHFDQGLERSPANYAALTPIQFLERAALIWPDKVAVIHGDRRLTYRHFWERARRLASALEKAGVGRGDTVAVFAPNVPALLEAHYACPMIGAVLNAINTRLDAATVGFILKHGGAKVLIADRSLSPTTSPALAAASTAPLVIDIDDPEDRSGELLGACDYEAFLTGGDPDFAWRPPSDEWEAIALNYTSGTTGDPKGSVYHHRGAYLNALGNVISFGLTPASVYLWTLPMFHCNGWTHTWAVTAAGGTHVCLRKVDPARIFQFIADHGVTHMSGAPIVLNLLIHAPEEAQRDFPHTVQVATGGAAPPSAVIAGIERLGFHVTHLYGMTESYGPSTICIEQDDWAALPLQKRAEKMARQGVPHVGVAAQQVADPDSGEPVPRDGRTLGMLMIRGNTVMKGYLKNAEATRKAFKNGWLMTGDLAVWHADGYVEIKDREKDIIISGGENISSLEIEECLHRHPDIMEAAVVAAPDEVWGETPVAFVAVKPGADGALTAEQVTGWCRDHLARFKVPRRVVFGPLPKTSTGKVQKFVLRERVLEESA; this comes from the coding sequence ATGAATGCGACTGCGCTGCCGGGGCATTTCGATCAGGGTCTGGAGCGCAGCCCGGCCAACTATGCGGCGCTGACCCCCATCCAGTTCCTGGAGCGCGCGGCTCTGATCTGGCCCGACAAGGTGGCCGTCATTCATGGCGATCGGCGGCTGACCTACCGGCACTTCTGGGAACGGGCGCGGCGCCTCGCGTCGGCTCTCGAGAAAGCCGGGGTCGGCCGCGGGGACACCGTCGCCGTGTTCGCGCCGAACGTGCCCGCGCTTCTGGAGGCGCACTATGCCTGCCCGATGATCGGCGCCGTGCTGAACGCGATCAATACCCGCCTGGACGCGGCCACCGTCGGCTTCATACTGAAGCACGGGGGCGCCAAGGTCCTGATCGCGGACCGGTCTCTCTCGCCGACCACCTCGCCCGCCTTGGCGGCGGCTTCGACGGCGCCGCTGGTCATCGATATCGACGACCCCGAAGACCGCTCCGGCGAACTTCTGGGCGCCTGCGACTACGAGGCCTTCCTGACCGGGGGAGATCCGGATTTCGCTTGGCGGCCGCCAAGCGACGAATGGGAGGCGATCGCCTTGAACTACACCTCCGGGACGACGGGCGACCCGAAGGGCAGCGTCTATCATCATCGCGGTGCCTATCTGAATGCCCTGGGCAACGTCATTTCCTTCGGGTTGACGCCCGCCAGCGTCTACCTCTGGACCTTGCCGATGTTTCACTGCAACGGCTGGACGCATACCTGGGCCGTCACGGCAGCCGGCGGCACGCATGTCTGCCTGCGCAAAGTCGACCCCGCGCGGATATTCCAGTTCATCGCCGATCACGGCGTTACGCATATGAGCGGCGCTCCGATCGTCCTGAACCTGCTGATACACGCCCCCGAGGAGGCGCAGCGGGACTTCCCCCATACCGTCCAGGTCGCCACGGGAGGCGCGGCGCCGCCCTCTGCGGTCATTGCCGGCATCGAGCGGCTCGGATTCCACGTGACCCACCTCTATGGCATGACGGAGTCCTACGGGCCCTCCACGATCTGTATCGAGCAGGACGATTGGGCGGCGCTGCCGCTGCAAAAGCGGGCCGAGAAGATGGCGCGCCAGGGGGTACCCCATGTGGGGGTTGCCGCCCAGCAGGTCGCCGACCCTGACAGCGGCGAGCCGGTGCCGCGGGACGGCCGGACGCTGGGTATGCTGATGATCCGCGGAAACACCGTCATGAAGGGATATCTCAAGAACGCCGAAGCGACCCGCAAGGCGTTCAAGAACGGCTGGCTCATGACGGGGGATCTCGCCGTCTGGCACGCCGACGGCTACGTCGAGATCAAGGACAGGGAGAAGGACATCATCATCTCCGGCGGCGAAAACATCTCGTCCTTGGAAATCGAGGAATGCCTCCATCGCCATCCGGATATCATGGAGGCGGCGGTCGTTGCCGCGCCCGACGAGGTCTGGGGCGAGACGCCGGTCGCCTTCGTCGCCGTGAAGCCGGGCGCCGACGGCGCTCTCACCGCAGAGCAGGTCACCGGCTGGTGCCGCGATCATCTGGCGCGCTTCAAGGTTCCGCGCCGGGTGGTGTTCGGCCCGCTGCCCAAGACCTCGACGGGCAAGGTCCAGAAGTTCGTGCTGCGAGAGAGAGTGTTGGAGGAGAGCGCATGA
- a CDS encoding phosphotransferase produces the protein MLDRLEARAALAKWLAERWGAREIVVSKVWKLSGGAIQENWALDVSVRGGAKEGDYPLVLRTDAPSSIALSHSRAEEFALVSAAQAAGVKVPEPYLFCADLSLLQRPFYLMARVDGLALGPKVVKDRTWGGDRRALLEDLGVQLGRIHKITPQTHDFPFLEAAPENSARAALDALRRHLDALGRRFPVLEWGMAWLDRNIPGEQGDVVLSHRDFRTGNLMLNADGLAAILDWEFAGWSDPAEDIGWFSAACWRFSRRDLDGGGLGALEDFLRGYRRETGRGIDPDRLAFWQAYAHLRWAVIALQQGERFLSGAEEAIEPALIGRRAVEMEWDLLTLTPPVDRSDLEALPELRGIDVPTERDLLRIADRTLRDDLIPALPSEKRLAGLMIANALGIVRRSLAEPSGGGGDRALSEGLRAGRVPMGPKLWLRLRDDTERRLTVANPRFLESAKAIPASGGDERPLRSAKGG, from the coding sequence ATGCTTGACCGACTGGAAGCACGCGCGGCGCTTGCCAAGTGGCTGGCGGAACGCTGGGGCGCCCGGGAAATCGTCGTCAGCAAGGTATGGAAGCTGTCCGGCGGTGCGATACAGGAGAACTGGGCGCTGGACGTTTCGGTTCGCGGCGGCGCGAAGGAGGGCGACTACCCCTTGGTGCTGCGCACCGACGCGCCGTCCTCGATCGCGCTCAGTCATTCCCGGGCCGAGGAGTTCGCCCTGGTGTCCGCCGCCCAGGCGGCAGGGGTGAAGGTGCCGGAGCCCTATCTTTTCTGCGCGGACCTGTCCTTGCTCCAGCGGCCCTTCTATCTGATGGCCCGCGTGGATGGCCTGGCGCTCGGCCCCAAGGTGGTGAAGGACCGAACCTGGGGCGGGGACCGCAGGGCGCTGCTGGAGGATCTCGGGGTCCAGCTCGGCCGCATTCATAAGATCACCCCGCAGACGCACGATTTTCCGTTTTTGGAGGCGGCCCCGGAGAATTCCGCGCGCGCCGCGCTGGATGCCCTGCGCCGGCATCTCGACGCCTTGGGCCGGCGATTTCCGGTCCTGGAGTGGGGCATGGCGTGGCTCGACCGGAACATTCCGGGCGAGCAGGGGGACGTGGTCCTGTCGCACCGTGATTTCCGGACCGGTAACCTCATGCTCAACGCGGATGGGCTGGCCGCCATTCTGGATTGGGAGTTCGCCGGGTGGTCGGATCCGGCCGAGGATATCGGCTGGTTCTCGGCCGCCTGCTGGCGCTTTTCCCGCCGCGATCTAGACGGCGGCGGGCTCGGGGCGCTGGAGGACTTCCTGCGCGGCTACCGGCGTGAAACGGGGCGCGGCATCGACCCGGACCGCTTGGCCTTCTGGCAAGCCTATGCCCATCTGCGCTGGGCCGTCATCGCTCTCCAGCAAGGAGAGCGATTCCTGTCCGGTGCGGAAGAGGCGATCGAACCGGCCCTGATCGGACGCCGCGCGGTCGAGATGGAATGGGACCTGCTGACCCTGACCCCGCCGGTCGATCGCTCCGATTTGGAGGCGCTTCCGGAACTGCGGGGGATCGATGTGCCGACGGAGCGGGACCTGCTGCGCATCGCCGATCGAACCTTGCGCGACGACCTCATCCCGGCTTTGCCGTCGGAGAAGCGCCTGGCCGGCCTTATGATCGCAAACGCCCTCGGGATCGTCCGGCGCAGCCTGGCGGAGCCGTCGGGAGGCGGCGGAGATAGGGCGTTGTCCGAAGGCCTGCGCGCTGGCCGCGTTCCGATGGGGCCGAAGTTATGGCTCCGCTTGCGCGACGACACGGAGCGCCGCCTGACGGTTGCGAATCCGCGTTTCCTGGAAAGCGCGAAGGCGATCCCGGCCAGCGGCGGCGACGAGCGGCCGCTGCGCAGCGCCAAGGGCGGATAG
- a CDS encoding alpha-D-glucose phosphate-specific phosphoglucomutase — protein sequence MPVKVATTAPFEGQKPGTSGLRKRTSVFIAPGYTETFVQSIFDTVGGLGGGPGGNPGGSLAGKTLTLGGDGRYFNDRAIQTILKMAAANGAARVVVGRNGILSTPAASAVIRARKTDGGLILSASHNPGGADGDFGLKYNIPAGGPAPESITEAIYRRTQEITEYRVLEAGDVDVSTCGESTLGEMTVEVIDPVAIYADLMRGLFDFDAIRALFASGFTLRFDAMHAVTGPYAKAILEGELGAPRGSVVNATPLPDFGGGHPDPNPVHAKELVDLMMGPDAPDFAAASDGDGDRNMILGRGVYVTPSDSLAVLAANAQLAPGYKGGLAGVARSMPTSRAADRVAEKLGIKAFETPTGWKFFGTLLDAGLVTLCGEESAGTGSNHLREKDGLWAVLLWLNILAERRQPVLDILQAHWRSYGRDYYTRHDYEGVDKTAAEDLMAELRRRLDTLPGQSFAGLTVSAADDFAYEDPLDGSTARQQGIRIFFAEDARAVFRLSGTGTAGATLRVYLERFVDDAALLAGDPQDMLAEVIDAAGRIAQIASRLGRERPDVRT from the coding sequence ATGCCCGTGAAGGTCGCCACCACCGCGCCGTTCGAAGGCCAAAAGCCCGGCACCTCGGGCCTGCGCAAGCGGACCTCCGTCTTCATAGCGCCGGGCTATACGGAGACCTTCGTGCAGTCGATCTTCGACACGGTCGGCGGCCTCGGCGGCGGCCCCGGCGGCAATCCCGGCGGCAGCCTCGCCGGCAAGACCCTGACCCTGGGCGGCGACGGGCGCTACTTCAACGACCGGGCGATCCAGACCATCCTGAAAATGGCCGCGGCCAACGGCGCGGCGCGCGTGGTGGTGGGCCGGAACGGCATCCTCTCCACCCCCGCCGCCTCGGCGGTGATCCGCGCGCGCAAGACCGACGGCGGCCTGATTCTCTCGGCCAGCCACAACCCGGGCGGCGCGGACGGCGACTTCGGCCTCAAGTACAACATCCCCGCCGGCGGACCGGCACCGGAGAGCATTACCGAGGCGATCTACCGGCGCACCCAGGAGATCACCGAGTACCGGGTGCTGGAGGCCGGCGACGTCGACGTCTCCACCTGCGGCGAGAGCACCTTGGGCGAGATGACAGTCGAGGTCATCGACCCGGTGGCGATCTATGCGGATCTCATGCGCGGACTCTTCGACTTCGACGCCATCCGCGCGCTCTTCGCTTCCGGCTTCACCCTGCGCTTCGACGCCATGCACGCGGTGACCGGCCCCTACGCCAAGGCGATCCTGGAGGGCGAGTTGGGCGCGCCCCGAGGCAGCGTGGTGAACGCGACGCCGCTGCCCGACTTCGGCGGCGGCCATCCCGACCCCAACCCGGTCCACGCCAAGGAGCTGGTGGACCTGATGATGGGGCCGGATGCGCCGGACTTCGCCGCCGCCTCCGATGGCGATGGCGACCGCAACATGATCCTCGGGCGCGGCGTCTACGTGACGCCTTCCGACAGCCTGGCGGTGCTGGCCGCCAACGCGCAACTGGCGCCCGGCTACAAGGGCGGCCTGGCGGGCGTGGCGCGCTCCATGCCGACCAGCCGCGCGGCCGACCGCGTCGCCGAGAAACTGGGCATCAAGGCCTTCGAGACGCCGACCGGCTGGAAGTTCTTCGGCACCCTGCTGGACGCCGGGCTGGTGACGCTCTGCGGCGAGGAAAGCGCCGGCACCGGCTCCAATCACCTGCGCGAGAAGGACGGCCTCTGGGCGGTATTGCTGTGGCTGAACATCCTCGCCGAGCGGCGCCAGCCGGTGCTTGACATCCTGCAGGCGCATTGGCGCAGCTACGGGCGCGATTACTACACCCGCCACGACTACGAGGGGGTCGACAAGACGGCCGCCGAAGACCTGATGGCCGAGCTGCGCAGACGCCTCGACACCCTGCCGGGACAGAGCTTTGCCGGTTTGACGGTGAGCGCCGCCGACGACTTTGCCTACGAAGACCCGCTCGACGGATCGACGGCGCGCCAGCAGGGCATCCGCATCTTCTTCGCCGAGGACGCCCGCGCCGTCTTCCGCCTGTCGGGCACCGGCACCGCCGGCGCCACCCTCAGGGTCTATCTGGAGCGATTCGTCGACGACGCCGCGCTGCTGGCCGGCGACCCGCAGGACATGCTGGCCGAGGTCATCGACGCGGCTGGAAGAATCGCGCAGATCGCTTCCCGCCTGGGCCGGGAGCGGCCCGACGTGCGTACGTAA
- a CDS encoding GntR family transcriptional regulator, with protein sequence MSMTQLDRSSPVPLFLQIRQALIAEIRSWSDLEARFPSDLELAERFGVSKMTVRQAIDDLVGAGLLVRHRGRGTFVTESAYVERLSPSLDIDQQYALSGVQPETRVLGFEVQPAGAEEKAALSDPQLEAVLKIRRVRSANGVPVALDERLIPEDIAVQAGFDPAVASGSIVGRLRERIGLSKAQWRMSALTADKDFALVLCIQESDPVLERAMVYLDKEGRPVLSGRTWHRGDLVSCAFELPLDPSVPDDLVEMRRS encoded by the coding sequence ATGAGCATGACCCAACTGGACCGCAGTTCGCCTGTTCCGCTGTTCCTGCAGATCCGGCAGGCGCTGATCGCCGAGATAAGGTCGTGGTCCGACCTGGAGGCGCGCTTTCCCAGCGACCTGGAGCTGGCGGAGCGGTTCGGGGTAAGCAAGATGACGGTGCGCCAAGCGATCGACGACCTGGTCGGGGCCGGGCTCCTGGTGCGGCATCGCGGCCGCGGCACCTTCGTCACCGAAAGCGCCTATGTCGAGAGGCTGTCCCCTAGCCTGGATATCGACCAGCAGTATGCGCTCTCGGGCGTGCAGCCGGAGACGCGTGTGCTCGGCTTCGAGGTTCAGCCGGCCGGCGCCGAGGAAAAAGCCGCGCTTTCCGATCCGCAACTCGAGGCCGTCCTGAAGATCCGGCGCGTGCGCTCCGCCAATGGCGTTCCCGTCGCCTTGGACGAACGGCTCATTCCCGAAGACATCGCCGTGCAGGCCGGCTTCGACCCTGCGGTGGCGAGCGGCAGCATCGTGGGCAGGTTGCGCGAGCGCATCGGCCTGTCGAAAGCGCAATGGCGGATGAGCGCGCTCACCGCCGACAAGGATTTCGCTCTGGTCCTCTGCATCCAGGAGTCCGATCCGGTGCTGGAGCGCGCGATGGTTTACCTCGACAAGGAAGGACGGCCGGTCCTCTCGGGACGAACCTGGCATCGGGGCGACCTGGTGAGCTGCGCTTTCGAGCTGCCGCTGGACCCGAGCGTGCCGGACGATCTTGTCGAGATGCGCCGGAGCTAG
- a CDS encoding homospermidine synthase, whose amino-acid sequence MTTPWPDYGAIGGPIVMIGFGSIGRGTLPLIERHFDFDSSRFVVVAPDDTDKELLDERGIRFVKAALTPENYRELLTPLLTAGDGQGFCVNLSVDVSSLDVMKLCRELGVLYIDTVVEPWPGFYFDEGADPAERTNYALRETVRREKARNPGGTTAVSCCGANPGMVSWFVKAALLDIARDTGVEADTPQSREDWAALMQRLGVKGVHIAERDTQRAREPRPMNQFWNTWSVEGFISEGLQPAELGWGTHEKWMPDNARSFDAGPQCAIYLLQPGANTRVRSWTPTAQAQYGFLVTHNEAISIADYYTLREGDTAVYRPTCHYAYHPADVAVLSLHEMFGRGGQAPEAHKILDEHDIIDGIDELGVLLFGHARNAYWYGSQLSIKETRKLAPYQNATGLQVTSAVLAGMVWALENPEAGIVETDEMDHARCLQVQRPYLGPVKGTYTDWTPLTNRRGFFPEDTDDSDPWQFRNVLVR is encoded by the coding sequence ATGACCACCCCCTGGCCTGACTACGGCGCCATCGGCGGCCCCATCGTCATGATCGGCTTCGGCTCCATCGGCCGCGGCACCCTGCCGTTGATCGAGCGCCATTTCGACTTCGACAGCAGCCGCTTCGTCGTCGTCGCTCCGGACGATACCGACAAGGAACTGCTGGACGAGCGCGGCATCCGCTTCGTCAAGGCGGCATTGACGCCGGAGAACTACCGCGAACTGCTGACGCCGCTGCTGACCGCCGGCGACGGCCAGGGCTTCTGCGTCAACCTCTCGGTCGACGTTTCCTCGCTGGACGTGATGAAGCTGTGCCGCGAGCTGGGGGTGCTCTATATCGACACGGTGGTCGAACCCTGGCCCGGCTTCTATTTCGACGAGGGCGCCGACCCGGCCGAGCGGACCAACTATGCCCTGCGCGAGACGGTGCGGCGCGAAAAGGCGCGCAACCCCGGCGGCACCACGGCGGTCTCCTGCTGCGGCGCCAACCCGGGCATGGTCTCCTGGTTCGTCAAGGCGGCGCTGCTGGATATTGCCAGGGACACCGGCGTCGAGGCCGATACGCCGCAGAGCCGCGAGGACTGGGCGGCGCTCATGCAGCGCCTGGGCGTGAAGGGCGTGCACATCGCCGAGCGCGATACCCAGCGCGCCCGCGAGCCGCGGCCGATGAACCAGTTCTGGAACACCTGGTCGGTGGAAGGCTTCATCTCCGAGGGTCTGCAGCCGGCCGAGCTGGGCTGGGGCACCCACGAGAAGTGGATGCCGGACAACGCGCGGAGCTTCGATGCCGGCCCGCAGTGCGCCATCTACCTGCTGCAGCCCGGCGCCAACACGCGGGTGCGGAGCTGGACGCCGACGGCCCAGGCGCAGTACGGCTTCCTCGTCACCCACAACGAGGCGATCTCCATCGCCGACTACTACACCCTTCGTGAAGGCGACACCGCGGTCTACCGCCCGACCTGCCACTACGCCTATCATCCCGCCGACGTCGCGGTGCTCAGCCTGCACGAGATGTTCGGGCGCGGCGGTCAGGCGCCGGAGGCGCACAAGATCCTGGACGAGCACGACATCATCGACGGCATCGACGAACTGGGCGTGCTGCTGTTCGGCCACGCCAGGAACGCCTACTGGTACGGCTCGCAGCTCTCGATCAAGGAGACACGCAAGCTGGCGCCCTACCAGAACGCCACCGGCCTGCAGGTCACCTCGGCGGTGCTGGCGGGCATGGTCTGGGCGCTGGAAAATCCCGAGGCCGGCATCGTCGAGACCGACGAGATGGATCACGCCCGCTGCCTCCAGGTGCAGCGGCCCTATCTCGGCCCGGTCAAGGGCACCTACACCGACTGGACGCCGCTGACGAACCGGCGCGGCTTCTTCCCGGAAGATACCGACGACAGCGACCCCTGGCAGTTCCGCAACGTCCTGGTGCGGTGA
- a CDS encoding acyl-CoA dehydrogenase family protein, whose amino-acid sequence MNFELSPEIERYRQRIREFVDRELIPLEADAASYDAHENISTTLLQSMRAKAKAEGLWALQMPKHRGGQGLPVVGLAACYEEMNRSIFGPVVFNSAAPDDGNMIVLEKVAREDQKAKWLQPIVDGTLRSSFVMTEPAPGGGSDPSMIRTTAERRGDRWVVKGRKWFITGAGEAGHFILIAKTSDDPRRGLTAFMFHKDSPGWHIVRRIPIMGPEEHGGHCELEFDGLEIPDEDRLMEVGDGLKLTQIRLGTARLTHCMRWLGLSKRSLEIARQYVETRQGFGVALKDRESVQLMLGDAAMAVEMGRLLTMRAAWLLDQGDKARKAVSMAKIQVADSLHLCVDTAIQLNGARGYSKDTVLEWIYRYARQARLVDGASEVHKMVLNRFLQEEENDFWRWGV is encoded by the coding sequence ATGAATTTCGAACTGTCACCGGAGATCGAACGGTATCGCCAGCGCATTCGCGAATTTGTCGATCGCGAGCTGATTCCGCTCGAAGCCGATGCAGCGTCCTACGATGCGCATGAGAACATTTCGACCACGCTGCTGCAGTCGATGCGCGCCAAGGCAAAGGCCGAAGGGTTGTGGGCCTTGCAGATGCCCAAGCACCGTGGCGGTCAGGGTCTGCCCGTCGTGGGATTGGCCGCCTGCTATGAAGAAATGAACAGGTCGATCTTCGGGCCCGTCGTGTTCAACAGCGCCGCCCCTGACGACGGCAACATGATCGTTCTCGAAAAGGTGGCGCGGGAGGACCAGAAGGCGAAGTGGCTGCAGCCCATCGTCGACGGCACCTTGCGCTCCTCCTTCGTGATGACGGAACCGGCCCCCGGCGGCGGGTCGGACCCTTCGATGATCCGTACCACCGCCGAGCGGCGTGGCGACCGCTGGGTCGTGAAGGGGCGAAAATGGTTCATCACCGGCGCGGGCGAGGCGGGGCACTTTATCCTGATCGCCAAGACCAGCGACGATCCGCGCAGGGGTCTCACCGCCTTCATGTTCCACAAGGACAGCCCCGGCTGGCACATCGTCAGGCGTATTCCCATCATGGGGCCGGAAGAGCACGGCGGGCATTGCGAGCTGGAGTTCGACGGCCTGGAGATACCCGACGAGGACCGCCTGATGGAGGTCGGCGACGGCCTCAAGCTGACCCAGATCCGCCTGGGCACGGCCCGCTTGACCCATTGCATGCGGTGGCTCGGGCTGTCCAAGCGGTCGCTGGAGATCGCCAGGCAGTACGTCGAGACCCGGCAGGGATTCGGCGTCGCCCTGAAGGACAGGGAATCCGTGCAGCTTATGCTGGGGGACGCGGCGATGGCGGTGGAGATGGGCAGGCTGCTGACCATGCGGGCGGCCTGGTTGCTGGATCAGGGCGACAAGGCGCGCAAGGCGGTCTCGATGGCCAAGATCCAGGTCGCCGACAGCCTGCACCTCTGTGTCGACACGGCGATCCAGCTCAACGGCGCCCGCGGGTATTCCAAGGATACCGTGCTGGAGTGGATCTATCGCTACGCCCGGCAAGCCCGCCTCGTCGACGGAGCGTCGGAAGTCCACAAGATGGTGTTGAACCGTTTCCTCCAGGAAGAGGAGAACGATTTCTGGCGCTGGGGGGTCTGA
- a CDS encoding N-acetyltransferase: MYAIDDEAPGEAGAREALLDAALGPARFAKTSERLREGRLPELSLAAREDGNLVGSVRLWSVAAAGGRGLLLLGPLAVTLECRGQGIGAALLRRALNRAAAAGHGAVLLVGDAPYYGRFGFSAAPTHRLEMPGPVERHRFLGQELRPGALSAAHGLLCAAGPWRPRDAAAPRFSGTSPRRAA, encoded by the coding sequence GTGTACGCGATCGACGACGAGGCACCGGGCGAGGCCGGTGCCCGCGAGGCGCTGCTCGATGCGGCGCTGGGCCCGGCGCGCTTCGCGAAGACCTCCGAGCGGCTGCGCGAAGGCCGCTTGCCGGAGTTGTCCCTGGCCGCCCGCGAGGACGGGAACCTGGTCGGCTCCGTCCGGCTGTGGTCCGTGGCGGCGGCGGGCGGCCGCGGCCTCTTGCTGCTGGGCCCGCTGGCGGTGACGCTGGAATGCCGGGGTCAGGGCATCGGCGCCGCGCTGCTGCGCCGCGCGCTCAACCGCGCCGCGGCGGCGGGCCACGGCGCCGTGCTGCTGGTGGGCGATGCGCCCTACTATGGCCGCTTCGGCTTCAGCGCCGCCCCGACCCACCGGCTGGAGATGCCGGGGCCGGTGGAGCGCCACCGGTTTCTCGGACAAGAACTGCGCCCCGGCGCCCTGAGTGCCGCCCACGGCCTGCTCTGCGCCGCCGGCCCCTGGCGGCCTCGGGACGCGGCGGCGCCCCGTTTTTCCGGCACGAGCCCCCGCCGCGCCGCGTGA
- a CDS encoding type III PLP-dependent enzyme, with translation MTDRVREFLRSHRHEGPCLVVDLEEVRQNYLAFERALPDSRIFYAMKANPAPEILSALAALGSCFDCASVVEIGAALAAGATPERISYGNTIKKERDIATAHRLGVGLFAVDCIEEVEKVARAAPGARVFCRILCDGAGADWPLSRKFGCTPEHAPEVLEHAHRLGLVAAGISFHVGSQQRNTEAWDAAIAGASAIFRTMAERGIRLTLVNLGGGFPARYRGDEPAAVRYGQSIRESILRHFGNRPPETIIEPGRGMVGSAGVLKTEVVLISKKDPSEDTRWVYLDIGKFGGLAETMDEAIRYPIRSERDGEAAGPCVVAGPTCDSADVLYEKTPYLLPLSLEIGDMLLFEGTGAYTTTYASVGFNGFAPLKSLVI, from the coding sequence ATGACCGACCGCGTTCGCGAGTTCCTGCGCAGCCACCGCCACGAGGGCCCCTGTCTCGTCGTCGACCTGGAGGAGGTGCGCCAGAACTACCTGGCGTTCGAGCGCGCCCTGCCGGACAGCCGCATCTTCTACGCCATGAAAGCCAATCCGGCGCCCGAGATTCTCTCCGCCCTGGCGGCGCTCGGCTCCTGCTTCGACTGCGCCTCGGTGGTGGAGATCGGCGCCGCCCTGGCCGCCGGCGCCACGCCCGAGCGCATCTCCTACGGCAACACCATCAAGAAGGAGCGCGACATCGCGACCGCCCACCGCCTGGGCGTCGGCCTCTTTGCCGTCGACTGCATCGAAGAGGTGGAGAAGGTCGCCCGCGCCGCCCCCGGCGCCCGCGTCTTCTGCCGCATCCTCTGCGACGGCGCCGGGGCCGACTGGCCGCTGTCGCGCAAGTTCGGCTGCACCCCTGAGCACGCGCCCGAGGTGCTGGAGCACGCCCACCGCCTGGGCCTGGTGGCCGCCGGCATCTCGTTCCACGTCGGTTCGCAGCAGCGCAACACCGAGGCCTGGGACGCGGCCATCGCCGGCGCCAGCGCGATCTTCCGCACCATGGCCGAGCGCGGCATCCGCCTGACGCTGGTGAACCTGGGCGGCGGCTTCCCGGCCCGCTACCGCGGCGACGAGCCCGCTGCGGTGCGCTACGGCCAGTCGATCCGCGAGTCGATCCTGCGCCACTTCGGCAACCGCCCGCCCGAGACCATCATCGAGCCGGGCCGCGGCATGGTCGGCTCCGCCGGCGTGCTGAAGACCGAGGTGGTGCTGATCTCCAAGAAGGACCCCAGCGAGGACACCCGCTGGGTCTATCTGGACATCGGCAAGTTCGGCGGTCTGGCCGAGACCATGGACGAGGCGATCCGCTATCCGATCCGCAGCGAGCGCGACGGCGAGGCGGCGGGCCCCTGCGTCGTCGCCGGTCCGACCTGCGATTCCGCCGACGTGCTCTACGAGAAGACGCCCTACCTGCTGCCGCTGTCGCTGGAGATCGGCGACATGCTGCTCTTCGAGGGCACCGGCGCCTACACGACGACCTACGCCTCGGTCGGTTTCAACGGCTTCGCGCCGCTGAAATCCCTCGTGATCTAG